One region of Populus trichocarpa isolate Nisqually-1 chromosome 4, P.trichocarpa_v4.1, whole genome shotgun sequence genomic DNA includes:
- the LOC7468355 gene encoding uncharacterized protein LOC7468355 isoform X4 — MAVRLKCKSVGEIEYVAEVFQNLKDSVEQNNLINDIISSLHSKCENSGTVELQIQADPKLNLSEEVEASQIPSVAVSKSSFPNVGLNLKEKIQNNRVETDEPHEQIS; from the exons ATGGCAGTCAGGCTAAAGTGTAAGTCTGTTGGTGAAATTGAGTATGTGGCAGAAGTTTTTCAAAACTTGAAAGATAGTGTGGAACAGAATAATTTGATCAATGACATCATATCGAGTTTGCATTCGAAGTGCGAGAATTCAGGGACCGTGGAGTTGCAGATACAG GCGGATCCAAAGCTCAATCTGTCTGAGGAAGTTGAAGCATCACAAATTCCATCAGTGGCTGTTTCTAAGAGCTCTTTTCCAAATGttggtttaaatttaaaagaaaagatccAAAATAACAGGGTAGAAACAGATGAGCCTCATGAACAG
- the LOC7468355 gene encoding uncharacterized protein LOC7468355 isoform X3, whose protein sequence is MAVRLKCKSVGEIEYVAEVFQNLKDSVEQNNLINDIISSLHSKCENSGTVELQIQADPKLNLSEEVEASQIPSVAVSKSSFPNVGLNLKEKIQNNRVETDEPHEQATVTEC, encoded by the exons ATGGCAGTCAGGCTAAAGTGTAAGTCTGTTGGTGAAATTGAGTATGTGGCAGAAGTTTTTCAAAACTTGAAAGATAGTGTGGAACAGAATAATTTGATCAATGACATCATATCGAGTTTGCATTCGAAGTGCGAGAATTCAGGGACCGTGGAGTTGCAGATACAG GCGGATCCAAAGCTCAATCTGTCTGAGGAAGTTGAAGCATCACAAATTCCATCAGTGGCTGTTTCTAAGAGCTCTTTTCCAAATGttggtttaaatttaaaagaaaagatccAAAATAACAGGGTAGAAACAGATGAGCCTCATGAACAG GCAACAGTGACGGAATGTTAA